The DNA region taggctagagttGAAACCTAGTGATGCATATAAGTTTTTTATTCAATATAGATCTTATTATGAAGTGTTGTATAGCTGACACTGAGATTTGGTCATGGTGGACGATTTGAAATGTTTCTCTTTGGCCACTGCATTGAGATAGTAATTTGTTTTCATATAGTTATAATTGCTGCTGTAATCTGCTGCAGGTACCAGCTTCACAGTAAGAAGAACAAGGTTGATAAGATACCTCAAAGGAAACCCATGATCAATGCAAGCCAAGATGTCGCCAGATGTCTCTCCAGTTGTTTCCACACTGAGGATTATATAGATACAATAAGACCTCTTTGTAATTCTATGATTAGTGGAACAATAAACACGTGCAAGACTAGGGTAATAAATTTTGTGAGCTCGAACCGCATGTACCAAGGTATGTTTTACAGACATTTTGCTAAAAAGGTCTCCGGTGAATAAAAACCACAGCACCTCCAATTAATCTGATTTACATTGTCACAGGTCATCCAAGGCCATTCCAGGTTGTTTTCAAGGAAATGCCTGATGAAACTGTAAGAATGCAATATGGAGATCTGGAAGATTTTGATGGTCCGAATTCATATGATTGTGTATTCATATTACCGACGAAGGTGGTTTGTTATGTCTCATGTTTTGACTCACTAGGTCATACTATTCCATTGTCATATTACTGTCCTAACTTTCAATTGTTTCATCTGGCAGTACTGTGCTGACTTGCTGGCAGAGCAGCTTATTCCCCTGGTAAGTCCAATTAACCTAATGACTTGAATAGTAAGGTGCCATGTTAATGTTCTGAATTTTCGGCCTTTCCATGAACAAACCCTAGATGTTGCAAGATGGGCATTCTAAAGCTGACGATAAAGTTGTGCGTGGCACCCCTTCTGCTAACCTCAATACACTATCAGGAATTTTACCAGATAACTTAGCAAGTGATGTGAAGCAGGAGGGAGGTGTGAGCCAGCAACTTAATGCTGCAGCCCATGCAAATGTTGCACCTGGAACACCAATGCAGCAGCTTCCTGTCAACAGGATGCTTTCATCTGCAAATAGCAACCAGGTTCTAGCAATGCAGCAAGGGTATATGCAAGGGGCAGCCATGCCTCCGAGGAGCCAGCAACTTGACCAAACTTTGGTTCAGCAGCCACAGCAGCAACAGACTCAGCAGCAACCACTGCAGCAAAATGCCCAAGCACAGATGCAGCAACCATCATCTCTTCCACTCAACCAGATGCAGAGACCTCAACTTCTACCAACGAGCCCGTTATCTCAGATGTTGGCGCCTGGTTCAAATCTCCCAATGGGAAGTCAGATGGGAAACAATAAGACTACTCCAACTTCCTTGCAGCTTCAGATGCTACAGCAGCAGGCACAACAGCAGCAACCTATGTCTAGGAAAGTGATGATGGGGCTTGGTTCAGCCATGAACATGGGCAATATGGTTAACAATGTCGTTGGTATAGGTGGCCTAGGAAACGTTATGGGAATGGGCAATGTGCGGCCAATATCCTCCCCCATGGGATCGATGTCAGGCTTAGGCAACAGTTCCAATCCAATGAACATGGGCATGGCATCCAACCTTTCTGCAGCTGGACTTCGGCCAGGTATGAGCCCTGCTGCTCTTGCCAAGATGCGTATGGGATTGGCACAGCAAAGGGCAGCAGGTATGTATCCTCAGACTGGAATGGTTGGAATGCCGGGAAGTAGCTCTCCAATCCTTCCTAGTTCGGCTGGCTTGTCCATGATGGGCCATCCGCTAAATAGAAGCAACCTCAGCCCCCTGCAGCGGGCCATGATGTCTTCTATGGGCCCTCCAAAGATGCCAGGAGGTAACTTTCAGCTGAACCCCCAGCAGCAAATGCAGCTCCAGCAGCagttgcagcagcagcagcagcaactccAACAGAACCCacagcaacaacagcagcacCAACAAaacccacagcagcagcagcagcaactgcAGCAAATACAACAACAGCAGCAGCTACAACAACAgctacagcagcagcagcagcagcagcagcagcagcagctgcaacaacaacagctgcagcagcagcagcagcagcagcagcagcagcagcaacaaatgGGGTCTCCATTGCAGCAGGCGCAGGTGGGCTCACCTGCTGGCTCACAGCAGTCAATGatgatgcagcagcagcagataaGCCCACAGCAAATGGGTCAACATGCTGCAATGAGCCCCCAGTTGAGCTCAGGAACTCTGCAGCAAATGAGCAATAACATGGTGAACCCGGTAGCCACTCCAGGCCCACCCCCAAGCCCGCAGTTGAGCTCACAGACCCATGGGTCTGTCAACAGCATCGCTAACTCACCGATGGAGCAGCTGCAAGGCTCAAATAAGGGAGGTCCTGGTAGCATGTAGTAACTGGAAATACTTGGTTCTCTTCTTTGGCCTATACAATAAAGGAAGGTGTAAAACACCAGCCAAGATCTCTGGGGTTTCTTGTTTGTTGTGGTAAATGGGGTCAAATGGGGTGTATTGTAAGTTATAGCCCATAGATGATAAATTGTGGAAGAGCAGCTTTATGCTTGGATTTTGATGTTGTAGATTGTAGTTAGTAGGAACGGTGTGTGTAGGATCTTGGTAATCCATAGCTGGGAGCAAGCATTGTTCAATTGGACAGTTCTCTTTTCACGTTTAAATTAAAATGATCAAAATTGTGGAACTTTTATGTAACCATTGTGCTAAAATAGTTACTATTTTTGCCACAGCTTGTATCGCGTAATGGTTCAATCTGTTATGTTTCTTTGATGGTAGAACGCAGCATTAACACTCTTGCCACAGCTTATCGTGTGCTTGGTCTTTTGCGTCGACTTATTTGTTATTCTGCCTAGAAAAAAGTGTGTTTTATTCTGCCTAGCACATGTGGCGAGGCATATTAGCGGTCAAACCACGATGCGAGGTCATCAATTCAACCTGCAGACTGAAACAAAATACCCTCTGATATTGCGGTAGGTTGGTATGGATCAATGGCAGCGACCTTGATGCATTGCATTTTCAGGACAATTCAAATGCATAATGAAGCAGTTTGGATATGCATATTAACTCTTAAAACTTCGTAATTTCTTTTGCTGGAATATAAAATCGTCCACAAAATAATATTGCACAACTCTTCCAACTTACAGGGAAAAAAATGTTCATTTCCTCCTTGAGTATAGGAACATTTTGTACATGCTTCAACTGAAAATGCATAGGAGCTGGTCTTTCACTTGGAGAAGTTTTTTGTGATCAAGTGCAACAGAATCAAAAACTCATCAGTGCAGTGCTGTGTAATCGGCAGAATATCTTATCCGCCCCATCGGTGACATGCTGGGATTGAACTATTTCAACAAAAACCCAGAGGGAGCTGGAGGTCACTCAACAGAACCCTCTTCCCACACATAATCATCTTCGTCATCACCAGATTCTTGGGCCTCCGCATTTAAATCTGCCAATTTGTATTGCTCGGTTGCATTCCCTACACAATTTTAAACAGATTAAACACAGCAGTTAgatgcaaatcaactttggtataTTAACTGCATATTGGAGGTTGACACGCCACATTATTGTTCTTAAACTGAAACAGATGATAAATTTTAAAAAATCCAAAGGATAAAAATAGTTCCCAAGTAATTATGGCATTCCTAAAGCCAGTCATGGACTTTACCCAAGAGCTGAACAGTGCCATCTTAAAGATACTACGATAGTCATCTTAAAGATCATGATCAGGGTAGCTGATGATATGACCTTGCTAAAAAGGTAACAGATGATCGATGTCACAGAGATGTCTGGATTGATCAGAAGCTATGAGAAAACAAGTCTTAATTGTTATTAGAGCAGTATTTAAACAAGGTTCATAATATGTAGAAACAGAGGAAAAAAATGCCGGAAATACATGTGGGAATTTTATGTGAGGAAAAGTCAAAAAGGCCAGTcggacttatttttcaaatcggTGGCAGTACCATGTTCTATTTAAAATACATGGATCTCAATGTGCACTAGAATCAATTCAGTATTTGGTAGACACTAATTCAGGTCTAGTTTGAAGATAGGTTAGAAAAAATATATAGGAAGGACTTCATTTTACCATTCCTAGTTCTATAAAGCATTGATATACAGACAAATCAAATGACTAAAGCTGACAAAAATGAATAACTAAAAGATAAGGTTGCTGCTCTTCCCATTCAATACCTTCATCTTCATCCTCCCGCTTGTATTTCTTGCCCACCTGGCGTTCAGATTGAGAATCAGAGACAATAGTCTCACCTTCTTGCTGCATTCTCCTTtttgcttcttcctcttcctgctTTTTCCTCAAGGCCTCATAATAAGCCTTTATGTATTCCTCCTTTACAACATAAAAAGTATTTAATATAATCATTTCATAATATTACATTGTTTGCTGCAGAATCCAGTTTATGTTCACTGCCAAGCTGACCTGTATAATTTGATCATCTTTCGAGTCCTGTTTTTTGTCATCCTTGGCTTCTGATTTTTCATCAAGTTTTGATGCCTTGCTGGTCTCTCCTCTTTGTTCCTTTGTAAGATTCATGCCATCTTTGATCATCCATGGAGGTAAGACTTTCAGTTCCGAACCATTTTTACCTGATTCAGTACCTTCTTCTTTCACACCATCACCTAACATTTCAACTTCAACCTGAAAAGTTAAACAGATATCTGGTCGATCAAGCAAAGGTGCCTGTAAAGTACAATAACTATATGCTACACAGGCTAGCATCAGCATGGGACTCCATGTTAACCACATAAACAACATAAATCCATTCGTGAGAAAATTTTGAAGGAGACATCATAACATCACTCCACAAAAGGTACAAATCTGAAAACTTCTGGTTCAGCTCTATAAGTTTTTTTCTGTGTAGATGAAGATGGACTAAAGTGATCGAGAAATTCATTGGGATATTGAAAAGGATGTAGGTCAAACTTAATTATATCTGTGCATATTACTTAACCAAGAAGATAAAGCAGCATTCATAGCTATCGGACGGTCCTACCTTTGTCTCACCCATGTATGGCATTGGTGTACCATACTGCCCTTGTGAGTTTCTAGATGAATCAGCTACACTAGGGTCACCATGTGCAAAAGCGCCAATATTTGCTCTTTCCCATGTCTGCAGACTCCCAAACTCAGGCGCAGGTAGATTCTTCACTCTTTCAAGTTGTGCAACCAATGGCTTCAATTGCTCCTAAAGTAAGATAACCAAGACTCTGAGACACTAGTTGAAGTATCGATATACATTGCAATACTACCAAAAAGTTGCATATAGAACATGATTCATTCTTTTTCCCAAAAGGGAGAATACATCAACCATTTTACCAAAGAGACTAATATTCTAAATTTCTCATCCAAGCACTTCTAGGTGTATTGGCCAAACTATTTCTTGAATAATATGGCATAGTATTACATAATTACATTGGTGTGGCTATATATGCGTGTTGATGAGCATGCAGCGTATCTGTGTAAGCAACATTCTCAAAAGCAATAGCATTTCTTAAGGCAAAAGCAAAGAGAATAGTTTATGCATCATTGAGAAAGTCAGCCAACAGTTTGGAATCTTATTCTCTTGCGTTTTGATGTTAAGAGTTCACAATTGAATACTTACTTCAATTCTTTGTTGCATGTCCTTCAATTTCTCACGCCTACGCTTTCTAACATTGTCATCGCCATCTCCCATTTCCTCAGAAGCGAGCTTGTCACTCTCTGCAACCAGTTCACCGTTGCAAGTTTCACAATGGAAGTACTCATCTGTGTAGCTTACCAGTTGCAGTGCATCAAAGGCTGAATACCTGCAGATCAGAAGAAAGTTAACTGAGCACCCCAGTTTTCTGCCCAGCATGAATAAACTAGACAAACACCTACTACCTTTTATTACAGCTAGGACATATGTAGTGTTGAATTGTATTTCTGCTGTCCAATTCATCCTTCAATTTTTTCTTCATGCGGTGAATCCGGTACCTTACAACATCACAAATCTGTGTTTCGGAAGGGTAAACATCTGTCAACGATAATTTATAATGGGTTATAAAAAAGCAACAGAGGAAAGACAAATGTGGACACAATGTTCTTAATTAGTAGTAAGCTTCATACTTAGTATTTGTCAACCAATGAATGAAAATGTAAATGATAATTACACTCGAGCAATGACTAATTAAAGTCTTTGTATTGATCAAAATACAAATGAGCTAAGAAAACTTCAGAGCAAGAAAAATGTCCTCAATATCACCTGCACAAATGTCCCAAAGAGAATACTAACGTATCAATGCTATCTATAGATGAGAAGGTCCATCCATTCACATATCATTAAAAAAACAGAGAGGGTTGTCAACAGTTCCTTTAAAACAGGAAAGAAGTTCTAGAGAGTTTTTGAAGAAGTTCCGTCCATTCACATATCAGGAAAGAAGTTCTAGAGAGTTTTGGCTGAGAAAGCAGTTCATGAGATGGTTTTCACCATGTGTCACTACAGGTGCGAAACAGTTAATTCGACATTAATTGATGTAATCAATGGCTTAAACTTGAAGAGTCATGTTGCTTGACAGCAAGCAAAGAGGGAGATGTAAATCCAAATTAAAAGTAGGTGCCTATACAGTAGCATGTACATGTCAAGCTACATTAGCTTTTCTACAGTTATGTCTATGTATGATTCTTTAATATCCCTTTTGCACTCACCCCATAGAACCCAGCACAGAGTAGACTAGGCCTAATTGAAGCTTTCTTTAAAGGGAAACATTACAACATAATGTACACCAAACTTTTTCCTCCAAGACTAGTTATCAAACAGAAAGCAAGATTAACTCATGATAACATAACAACAATAGAATTTCTCCCTCTTTGCAATCAAGTCCAATCATAAAGGTGAAATGAAACAGGGGAATCTGAAAGCATCATCAGAATCATAAGTCTATAAAATGGATGTGTTACCATGAGATAATAATATAAAGAATACAAACAAATAAAGGCAATCTAGAAATATCTTGTTACTTTTAATTAAAAACGTTCTTTTATCCGTAAAAGCGATAATAACTTAATGGCATAGGTTTCGGAAATGGACCTGAGCATAATCCAAGCAACAGTATGAATGCGTGTGCATCTTTATTTTCTCTTCTCCCTCCTTAGTGACTGGAGGACCATCACTGGCAACTGCAGCAGCCGCAACATTATGTGCTTTTGCTCCTTTTGCAGACTGTAGCAAAAGAATTCCAAGGTAAAAAAAACATAGAAACATCAGAAAATAAGACAAGGAACCACAGCCAGAGGAAACAAGATATATGAAATCATAAGATAGTCTCTGACATGCTTTCAGATATCGAGAAACATAACTATTTAAATAACTGTTATAATACATATTTGGCATGTATCCACAGCCTGCAGCTAATGTTCAACTTGATGGCGGAGGATTTCAGG from Panicum hallii strain FIL2 chromosome 9, PHallii_v3.1, whole genome shotgun sequence includes:
- the LOC112876816 gene encoding transcription initiation factor IIE subunit alpha produces the protein MASIEPFNRLVRLAARAFYDDISMKGDNQPKTSRGDNRGMAVVVLDALTRRQWVREEDLAKALKLHSKQLRRILRFFEEEKLVTRDHRKESAKGAKAHNVAAAAVASDGPPVTKEGEEKIKMHTHSYCCLDYAQICDVVRYRIHRMKKKLKDELDSRNTIQHYICPSCNKRYSAFDALQLVSYTDEYFHCETCNGELVAESDKLASEEMGDGDDNVRKRRREKLKDMQQRIEEQLKPLVAQLERVKNLPAPEFGSLQTWERANIGAFAHGDPSVADSSRNSQGQYGTPMPYMGETKVEVEMLGDGVKEEGTESGKNGSELKVLPPWMIKDGMNLTKEQRGETSKASKLDEKSEAKDDKKQDSKDDQIIQEEYIKAYYEALRKKQEEEEAKRRMQQEGETIVSDSQSERQVGKKYKREDEDEGNATEQYKLADLNAEAQESGDDEDDYVWEEGSVE